A genomic stretch from Helianthus annuus cultivar XRQ/B chromosome 1, HanXRQr2.0-SUNRISE, whole genome shotgun sequence includes:
- the LOC118491351 gene encoding uncharacterized protein LOC118491351 translates to MAESYGNKRNRKYVITNRHHFEVEVFNTVLDMQLQELGSRFSEVSTSLIESMSDLNPCNSFAKFDISKIVKFSEMYPNDFNKEERGVLTGDLSTFYHTLKEDDKFANLTGLSDLARVMVETGKNETFPLVHRTLKLVLVLPVATATVERCFF, encoded by the coding sequence ATGGCGGAAAGTTATGGTAATAAAAGAAACCGAAAGTATGTCATTACCAACCGACATCATTTTGAAGTTGAGGTTTTTAATACGGTTTTGGATATGCAACTTCAAGAACTTGGAAGCCGATTTAGTGAGGTCTCAACTAGTTTGATAGAAAGTATGTCGGATTTAAATCCTTGTAATTCGTTTGCTAAATTTGACATATCAAAGATAGTGAAGTTTTCTGAAATGTATCCGAATGACTTTAATAAAGAAGAAAGAGGGGTTCTTACAGGTGATCTTTCGACATTTTATCACACTTTAAAGGAAGATGATAAATTTGCAAATTTAACTGGATTGAGTGACCTTGCTCGTGTAATGGTGGAAACCGGAAAAAATGAAACTTTTCCTTTGGTTCATCGAACATTGAAGCTAGTACTGgttttaccggttgcaaccgcaaccgttgaaagatgttttttcTAA
- the LOC110898794 gene encoding DNA damage-repair/toleration protein DRT100, translating into MGTFLWCITTVLAFTVSLTVNACPPSDLAALLAFKAALHEPYLGIFNSWTGNDCCNKWYGITCDPTTKRVADIALRGESEDPIFQKAKRTGYMTGSISPAICNLDRLANIIIADWKGISGIVPSCVTSLTFLRHLDLTGNQISGQIPADIGKLSQLTVLNLADNKITGPIPRSIGNLTSLMHLDLRNNMISGILPQNIGKLKMLSRALLSGNQISGQLPNTIQHIYRLSDLDLSLNRISGPIPESLGKMAVLATLNLDGNMLSGTLPATLINSGISILNVSKNGIEGIIPDAFGPKSYFMVMDLSYNKLKGPIPKSIATASYVGHLDLSYNHLCGAIPAGSWFDHLEASSFTNNDCLCGKPLRAC; encoded by the exons ATGGGTACCTTTTTGTGGTGCATTACAACGGTTCTAGCGTTCACCGTGAGCCTGACGGTGAACGCTTGCCCGCCGTCTGATCTCGCAGCGTTACTGGCCTTCAAGGCCGCGTTACACGAACCTTATTTAGGCATATTCAATTCGTGGACGGGTAACGACTGTTGTAACAAATGGTACGGCATTACTTGCGACCCGACTACCAAACGGGTCGCCGATATAGCGCTCCGTGGAGAGTCCGAAGACCCGATTTTTCAAAAAGCTAAACGAACCGGTTACATGACCGGTTCAATCTCTCCAGCTATATGCAACTTGGATAGGCTAGCCAATATAATTATTGCCGATTGGAAGGGCATTTCCGGTATTGTACCTTCGTGTGTAACGTCTCTGACGTTCCTCCGTCATCTTGATCTCACTGGAAATCaaatttccggccaaattccggcggATATTGGGAAACTCAGTCAACTAACGGTTTTGAATCTGGCGGATAACAAAATCACCGGACCGATTCCGAGATCGATTGGGAATCTAACGTCATTGATGCATTTGGATCTTCGAAACAACATGATATCAG GAATCCTACCGCAAAACATCGGCAAGCTTAAAATGCTCAGCCGCGCGTTACTAAGCGGCAACCAGATCTCCGGCCAGCTTCCAAACACAATTCAACACATCTACCGTCTCTCCGACCTCGACCTCTCATTGAATCGGATCTCCGGTCCAATCCCCGAATCCCTCGGAAAAATGGCGGTTCTCGCAACCTTAAACCTCGACGGAAACATGTTATCGGGCACCTTACCAGCCACATTAATAAATTCTGGCATAAGCATATTAAACGTTAGTAAAAATGGTATTGAAGGAATCATTCCGGATGCTTTTGGACCAAAATCTTATTTTATGGTTATGGATTTATCGTATAATAAGTTGAAAGGTCCTATTCCGAAAAGTATTGCAACGGCGTCGTATGTTGGgcatcttgatttgagttataATCATTTGTGTGGTGCGATACCGGCTGGTTCGTGGTTTGATCACCTTGAAGCGTCGTCGTTTACGAATAATGATTGTTTGTGTGGGAAGCCTCTTCGAGCTTGTTAA